A window of Rattus norvegicus strain BN/NHsdMcwi chromosome 14, GRCr8, whole genome shotgun sequence contains these coding sequences:
- the Zfp644 gene encoding zinc finger protein 644 isoform X7, whose product MLINQTLAIDCKQKKSRSRSGSKKKMLTLPHGADEVYILRCRFCGLVFRGPLSVQEDWIKHLQRHIVNANLPRTGAGMVEVTSLLKKPASITETSFSLLMAEAAS is encoded by the exons cCATAGATTGTAAGCAGAAGAAATCAAGGTCAAGATctggaagcaagaagaaaatgcTAACGTTACCTCATGGTGCTGACGAGGTTTACATTCTCCGATGCAG GTTTTGTGGCCTAGTCTTTCGGGGACCATTGTCTGTTCAGGAGGACTGGATTAAGCACTTACAGCGGCACATTGTAAACGCTAACCTTCCACGGACTGGAGCTGGCATGGTGGAAGTCACATCACTACTTAAAAAGCCTGCCTCTATCACAGAAACGTCGTTTTCCTTACTGATGGCAGAAGCAGCATCATAG